GGGTGCTCGCGCAGTCGGCGGCACCGTGCTGAGGTTCTTTACTCTTCGGCTTCTCCCACGATGCGTATACCCAGCGCCGGAAACCCGCTGGATCATGGTGGTTGCCGCGCGGTACATCTCCGATCGGCCGCTCACTTCGTCGAAGTCTTCGTGTCGATGTGAGGGCTCCGGACCTGCTTGACCGCCGTCGACGCTGATGTGCCTAGCCGTCGTGGGCGTTGTGGCTGGAAAGCGGTCCGATGCCGACGAGGCTGGATATCTCAAAGCACTGTAAAGTTTCCCCGTTTTCATTGCGTCTAGGTGTAGTCGCGGAATATGTAGGAGTGGTGTGTGCAACATTGCCGGTCGGAGCCGTGAACCGTGTGGCTCGTAACGTACCTAGGGCACGGTATCGGTTGTGGCTCAGTGGGTATGCGGCTCTCGATCCGGGGATCGCGGTGACGGTGCCCTGGTCGATCCGGCCGACGGACATTCGTCTCGAGCCGGGTCGAGACCGATCGTCGGCTGCTGGGCGGTGTACCCACGGTGAGTGAGCACCACGAAACCGGTCCGCCGGACCCTGCCCACACGGATTCGTCATCCGGGAAGGATCGGAGCGTGCGGCTGGCGATAGTCGAAGACGACGACGAAGTGGGCGATGCGCTGGTGGAGGTCCTCACTGACCAGGGGTTCTTGGCAGAACGTATGCGCCGGGGAGCGGATCTGCTCATCGGGCACCGCCGCTGCGATGCGGTGATCCTCGATCTAGGGTTGCCGGACGGCGATGGGCTGCAAGTGCTGAGGCAGCTTCGTGAGGTCAGTTCGGTGCCTGTGGTGATCCTCACCGCGCGCGACGACGAACGTACCGTGGTCCGTGGCTTACGAGGTGGTGCCGACGACTACCTCGTCAAACCACCGCGTATTGCGGAACTGGTTGCCCGGCTGGAGACGGTGACCCGGCGCGCCGCTGTCGCTGCGGCCGGCCCGGAGGCCACCGTGATTATCACCGGGGATGTTCGGATCGATCTCGAGATGCGGCAGGTCGAGGTCGGCGGTGAGCCGGTGACTCTCACGCAGAAAGAGTTCGAATTGGTAGAGGCACTGGCGGAGCGGCCGGGCTCCGCGGTGAGCCGCGAACTACTGATGGACCGGATCTGGGGGGATGCGTTCATGGCGGTGTCCCGCTCTCTGGATGTGCATATTTCGACGTTGCGTGCCAAGCTCGGCAGACCGGGATTGATCACGACTATCCGTGGATTCGGCTATCGCTGGGGCCAATGAGTACAGGTTGAGACTTTGCGACGACGGCTGCTGGTGACGCTATTGGCTTTCGCTGCGCTGGCAGTGTCCGGACTTTCGGTTCCGTTGGGGGCCATGGCGTCCACCACTCGGACACAGCAGCTGTGGCTCGGTCGGTACGTGGACGCCGAGTGGTTCGGCGAACTCGCCGAGCAGGCGATGGCGACCGGTGACCGTCAGCCGCTGGTCGCGGCGATGGAGCGCCATCACGACCTGTATGAGGACGCCGTGCTCGTGGTGGATGCCAGCGGTGCCGAGTTCGCGAACATCGGGGTGGACATCGACGATCCGGCAGTTGTCGATGCCGTGGCAGCGGCCCGCAGTAATCGGCATTCGACGCGGTTCCCGCATCGTCTGGGGACCTGGGACCCGGACTCGATGATGATTGCCCGTCCCATCGGATCCGGAATGAAGGTCGACGGTGCGGTGCTCATCGAGACGTCGACGGTACGGGCCCAGCGGGATATCGCTGACCGCTGGGCACTGATCGCGGTGGGCATCTGGACGGCGCTGGCGCTGTTCACGGGACTGGCGCTGGCACTGAGCCGATGGGTGCTGCGTCCCCTAGCACGGTTGTCGCAATCGGTGGCGACATTGACGGATACGTTGCCGAGGCCGGTCGCGGACACCCCGCCCACGTCGATCATGCGGCAGTACGACGGACCGCCGGAGGTGCGCGCGCTGGCCCGATCGTTCGATGCGATGGCGCTGGCGGTGGCCGATGCGGTGGAAGCCCAGCGCCAGTTGGTCGCGGATACCGCGCACGCCATCCGGAACCCCTTGGCTGCGCTCGCCATTCGGTTGGAATCGCTGAAGCCCGTGATACCGGATCAGGCCGCGCATGCGTTTCAGCGCGCCGGCTCACAGGTCGACCGACTCGCGGCGGTGCTCGATGGTCTGCTGCGTTTGGCGGTGGCCGAGACACCCGTGGGGTTCCACCCCACACAGCCTGATTCCGATTGGCCGAGCTGCTGCGATGCGGTGCGAGTTGTCGCGGACCGGGTGGAGGCGTGGGGGGTGGCTTTCGAGCGGGCCGGCATGGACGTCGCGGCCGCTGTCCCGGACGGCGAGGTCGAGGTGGCAGCGCCAGAGGATGCGCTCATGCAGATCCTTGACGTGCTGCTGAGCAATTCGTGTCGCTATGCGGGCGCGGGCGCGCGGACGGAGGTTCGCGTGCGTGGCGGGAAGCGGTGGGTGACCGTGTCGGTGGTCGATGACGGGGTGGGTGTCGCGGAGCCCGAACTCGACAAGCTGACTACGCGATTCTTCCGTGGTTCGTCGGCCATACCCGGTGGGTCGGGACTCGGCCTGCCCATTGCGGCGGCGCTGGCACAGCGATATCGGGGCGAGCTCACGGTCGGCCCGGCGGTTCCGCAGGGGCTGCGCATAACAGTTCAGCTGCCGGTGAGAGCGTCATGATCGGTCGCGTGGCGGCGCGGATCGTCTTCGAACCCAGCTGATCGATGGTCGCTGAAAATTTGTCACGACTCCGAGCTTGGCGGGGCCAGGGCCAGGCACCTGCTGACATTCCTCGGGCGGTTGAAATACCATCCGAAATGGGAGGGCGATGTTCGCGGCACCAGGTCGCCACGCGACAGGCCCCGGTGACGGCAAGACGGTCAGGAGCGCGGATGTGTTGCAGCGTTTCTGGCGTATGGCCGGACGGTGGCAGACCATCGTCGGTGGTGGTGCGACGATGATCAATCGCCGTGATCTGTTCGTCGTCGTGGCGGCCGTGGCGACTGTCTCCAGCTGTGGTGTCGGCCGCAACCCCGTCACGATCCGGCTCGGTTCCGGGCGGGTCAACGGCTTGTTTCACGAAATCGCCCAACTCTTCGCTGCCGTGGCGGCCGAGTCCGGCACGGTGCACGTCGACCCTGTCGTCACCGCCGGGTCACAGATGAACCTCGACCTGCTGGCCCGCGGCGAGATCGATGCCGCACTGGCCCTCGCTGATTCGGTGTATGAGTCCCAGACTCGTCCACTTGCGATCGGACGCCTGTACGAGGTGTACCTGCAGATGGCCGTGCTCGCCGACAGCGCGATTCAGCAGGTGGGTGATCTACGTGGGAAGCGAGTCGACCTCGGCGTCGTCGGCTCGGGTGCTGCGATGACCGCAGAACGCGTACTGCGGGCGGCCGGCCTGGACCCAACGGTCGACGTGGTGGCTGGTCCTCGGCAGCTTGCCGGGGCGGTGGAAGCCCTCCACAGCGGTGAGGCGGACGCGATCCTCTGGGGCGGTGGCGTGCCGACACCCGGTCTGGACATCCCCCGGCGGATACGGTTGATCGACCTGGGGGAGTTCCCCCAGATGATGCGTGAGCAATTCGGGTACCACTACGACCGCGTGGTGATCCACCAGAATGCGTACCCAGGGGGTCCGGCGGTCAGTACCGTCGGAATACCGAACCTGCTACTCGTCGCGCCGACCATCGCGCATTCCGCGGTAGTCGCGATCACAGAACTGCTGCTACGGTACCCCGACAGTTTGGTGCCCGAGCATGCCAAGGGATTTCAGTTCCTGGACCGGCGCTGGCTGGTCGGGACCAGGGACGTTCCGCTGCATCCCGCCGCCGCTGATCTCTATCGCAGCTGGCGCGACTGAGTCCCTGCCGCGAACGACAAGGTCTGGCCGCTGCCGTATGCCGGCCCCGAGGATCAACGGTGGTACAGCAATTGCTGGACGCAGGCGGCCCGTGGAGTCGCTCCATCGAATGCACGGGCCGCCGAGGGCTGCCGGATGGCCATGTCAGTCGCCGGTACGAGCGGCACCGACCTGCCGTAGCCCATGCCCGCCCGTTCTTCCTCGAGCCGTTCCAGCGTCTTCGGTGGCTTCATCACGTCGGCAACGGTCTTCGCGCCGGTGGTCGCCGCGTTCGCCGGCATCGGGATGATCTGTCTCAGCCGCGACACCATCTGCATCGGGCCGACACCGGTCGGTGCGTTCGTGATCGGTACTTTTGCTCCGGTCGCGGTCATCTCCGCGCTGTACACGGTCAGCTCGGCGCGGGTCGCCGCCACGACAGCGGTTGCCTCGGCAACAGTCTCGGTCGACATCGCCAGCACGAACGCCTGACCCGGCGGGGTGGCGAGGAACGGGCCAGCGGCGGGCGATTTCGCCAACGTCACCGAGTACGAGAAGGCGCGCGCCGCGGCGCCCAGGCTGAGGTGTCGCCTTCGCCCGGAGCAGTGCGTGCGACGCCGAAAGCTCGTGGTGGAGTTGCGAATTGCTAGTGGGCGCGGATTGCGTGAGTGCCTTAATACTGCAACTGGTGCGCCCAGAGATCAGGAGGTGATCGTTTTGCGGTCATGACCTGTGTCGGAAGCTCGTCGTCGCCTGCCGGTGTGAGTCCGGTCCGGGTAGCTGGCTGGCGGTTCGGTCTGGAAACGGGTCGGGTCGAAGCCCAGCGTCGAAAGCCCCGTTGGGGGAAGCGACTGAGCGGTCCGTAGCGGGAGCGAAGCCTGCCGCGTCGTTAGACATTGAGGGAGAGCCGAGCCGGGCTGTTCACGGTGAAGGCCATGGAAGCGGTGAAGAGCCTGGATGTGCAGCCGTGAAGGACTCCCCGGCGTAGAGGGCGCGGAACGTTCAGAAGGTGGCGGCGGGAACTGGGGAGGCCCTCCCCGGCCGAAACGCACTGCGAAATTTTGCGTGGAAAGGCTTGTCCTATAACCGGTGTGGAGCCGGGAAGTGGATCGGGTGCCGGGAGGGAGTCGGAGGCGGTCGTAGTACTGATCGAGCCGAGCGGACAACATAACCGCCGGTGAGGGAAGGGCCGCTGCTTCGTTCGTGCGTTGTGTCTGGAAAGGATGGGCCCGGTGAGTGCCGGTCAGGCTAGTTCCGTCGCTGTGGGGTCGTTGGACCCGGTTCGAGCCTTGCAGCACACGCTTTACCGGTCGGCCAAGGCCGATCCGGGACGACGGTTTCATGCGTTGCGGGACAAGGTCTATCGCAGAGACGTCCTGTGGCGTGCGTGGGTGAGGGTGCGCCGCAACAACGGCGCGCCGGGTATCGACGAGACCACCCTGGCCGAGGTCGAGGAATACGGTGTCGAGAAGTTCCTCGACGAGCTGGCTGAGGACTTGAAGAACGATCGGTGGCGGTCGCGGCCCGCGCGGCGGGTGCTCATCCCCAAACCGGGGTCGAGTGAGAAACGGCCGCTGTCGATTCCTGTGGTGCGTGATCGTGTGGTGGCTGCGGCTGTGAAGATCGTGCTCGAGCCGATCTTCGAAGCACAGTTCCTGCCGTGCAGTTTCGGGTTCCGCCCGAAACGGTCGACACACGACGCGCTGCAGGTACTCATCGACAAGTCCTGGCGGGGCAACCGGTGGGTGGTCGAAACCGATATCGCCAACTGCTTTTCAGCGATTCCGCATGAGAAGTTGATGCAGACGATCGAGGAACGAGTCAGTGACCAGGGTGTGTTGAAGCTGCTGCGCGCGATGCTGCGAGCGGGAGTGATGGCCGATGGAGTAGTGCGTCGCGAGGTGACCGGAGCCGCGCAGGGCGGTCCGCTGTCACCGTTGTTGTGCAACATATATCTGCACCGACTCGACCGGGCATGGGACACGGATGCGCACGGAGTGTTGGTGCGCTACTGCGATGACCTGGTGGTGATGTGCCGGTCACGGGGACAGGCCCAGGCCGCGCTGGAGCGGCTGAGGGTTTTGCTCGCCGGGCTCGGACTCGAGTGCAAGGAGTCCAAGACCCGCATCGTGGAGCTGGCCGAGGGAGGCGAGGGAGTGGATTTCCTGGGCTTCCACAATCGGTTGGTGCGTGGGCGGACTCCGCGATCGGCGCACCTGGTGTTCCTGGCTCGCTGGCCCTCACGCAGGGCGGTGCAGCATGCCCGGGACCGGATCCGGTCGATCACGGCCCGGTCCCGGATGCTGCTACCGACCGAACAACTCGTGGCGGAACTGAATCTGTTCCTCCGCGGGTGGGCCGGATACTTCCGATACGGAAACTCCGCCCTGGTGTTCGGTCAGGTCAGAAACTATGCCCTGTCCCGGCTGGCGCTGTTGTTGTCCAAACGAGGCAACCGGCGTCGGGCGTGGGGCTGGGGCATGGCCCGGGTGCTGGCCTCGCCGGATCACCTGGGATTGATCAGCCTCGATGGAATTGTCGTGCTGCCCAGGCCCTTTCGGGCTTGGAAGGGTTGAATGCCGCCGGTGAAGAACGTCGGTAAGCCGTGTGCGGGAGAACCGCTTGCACGGTTTGACGGGCGGGAGCTGGAAACGGAAACCAGGGATGGTCACGGTGACGGAGAAGAACAACCGAGCGGGAAACCGCCCGGTCACAGCGGCTCCCTCACCTTCCATCAGCCCGGGTCACCGCGCCAGCTCTCGACCCAACCACTCAGGTGAGTGGGTGGCCGCGGCGTCGGTAGTGCGAGAGCCTGGCTTGATGTTGTCGGCGTCGTCGCCAGCGTGACCAAGCCCAGACGTGGTCGGCGGGATTGAGGCGAGTGAGGACGAACGCGACGAGTAAGCGGCGGATCTCGGGTAACGTGAAAGCGATCATGCCGTCTTCGCTGTCGGTGAGTCCCCCTTTGCAGCAATGGTTTTGGTGGCCGCGAGCCAGGCCAGGGCGAGCATCGACAAAGTGATATGCGCATACCAGGCACGCCATTTTCGGACCTGGTAGTGATCGAGGCCCGCTTCGCCCTTGGCTTGCTGGAATGCCTCTTCCACATGCCAGCGCGACCCGGCAGTCCAGGCCAGGTCGACCAGCCGCGTGGTCGCTGGACCGTAGCAGAGGTAGTAGGCGATCTCGAAGGTCCCCTTGCTGTTGGGTGTCAACGCCCGCCGGGCCAGCAGCCAGTGTCCGCGACCGCTGTTCCAGGTGCCCTCGATCTGGCGGCGCGCCCAGTCGTATTCGCGGGGACCGTGCGCACCGGCACCGACCGAGAGTCGCTGCCAGGTGCGGTCCCCGAACTGCGCTACCAGATCATCGGCGCGGGCGATGCGGTCGGCGCGGGTGCTCACCTGCTGGTCGCAGCGGGTGGCCAGCACGTAGAACACGTCGTGGTCCTCGCACCAGTCGCGCAGGTAACCAGCCTGACCGTAGGCTTCATCGGCGGTGAACCATGCGAAGGGCACCTTCGCGGCCAGGGCGCGTTCGAGCATGGCGATCATCTGCTGCGGCTTGGTCGCGAACTCGACCTCGTCGCCGATCCCGGCGTCGCGGCAACGCGCGCGATCGACGGTCCACGATTGCGGAACATAGAGCTCCCGGTCGATCAGGGCGTGCCCGTGCTTGGACGCGTAGGCCAGGAAAACTCCGATCTGGCAGTTCTCGGTTCGCCCGGCGGTACCGGAGTATTGGCGTTGCACACCAGCGGATTTGGTGCCTTTCTTCAGGAACCCGGTTTCGTCACCGGCCAGCACCGCCGCAGGGTCACCGAGGTGTTCGATGACGTAATCACGCACATCGTCACGGACCCCGTCGACGTCCCAGTCCGCGGCCCGCAGCAACCGCTGCATCCCATCCGGGGTGCCCTCACCAGCACGTTCGGCCAGGGTCCACCCATTCTTGCGTTCCAAACCGGCGACCAGCCCTGACACATACTCACCAGCACGTCCCCGCGGTTCAGTGCGGGTAAACCGCTCCCCGATCCTCGCCATCAACGAATCCAGCTCGGCCACAGCACGATCCAACACCACCCGACAGGTCTACCAGCACCGAACCACATGAGTGCAGTTGCAGTATTAAGGAAGTGTTAGAAATCGTGGTTCCGCGTCCGGCACTGTTGCGCCCGCTGCCGAAACCGACTGAAGTGTTGGGACACAGTCAGTTACGTGCTATGACCAGAAACGGCATGGACTGCCGGGGTGATATTGCGACATCTCGGCGCAGAGGCAATGAGGCCGACAGGGGTCTGGTCCAGGGCGGAGCGAGCGGGCGATTCTGTTGACGAGGAGGCCACGGTGTGGGAACCGGGAAGCATGCTGGCAGGAGGCGCGAGGCTGCGGCCGAGTCCGCTGGCGGCAGGTGCCCGCTCGTGGTGACACGGAGTTGGCATTTCACAGGTCTCGAGTTCCTTGTCCTCTGGGAGGATGCGGGTGCGCAAGGTCCTCCCGCGCCGTTCACCGTGACCAACCGTATTCGGCAGAATTGCGACCTGGCACGAGCGAAGCGAGAAGCGCGCAAGGCGGTGCGGGCTCAGTTGGGTGGATGCTTCGAGGACGTGCTCGATGTGGTGGCCGTGCCCGATATCCGGATCACGGTGCAGGGGTGGGACCCCGGCGAGTGTGACAACCCGAGGTCGTGGATCCGGATGCTCGGAGCCTGTAACGGCAAGCGGGTGTACCTGCTGGAGCAGCTTCCGGGTGAGACGGCTCCGCGCAGTAGTGGGTTTGCCATCACAGAATACGGTGTGCGGGAGTTCGGTGCTGTCGTCGTCGCCCGGCTGCCCGAAGCTCCGAGGGGCAAGCACGGCAGTATCGATCTGTCCGCCCATGCCTACTGCGATACGGATCAGATGTTCCGCCGGTCCCGGCTCTGTGCGTCCGCGGAGAAGGCCGCTAGCCTCGGCCATTCACGCTAATTCCGGCACTGCGTGCCGGAATTAGCGAAAAGGTGCTCTGAACTGCGATAATTCGATTTGTCTAGGACCGAAGTTCGCAGTTGCAGGAGCACCTTCTCGGTGAAGCAGTCTATGTCGTGGTACCCGTCGCTGAAAGTTGGCGGGGATGGTTCGGGTGTGGTGTCGCAGGCCGGGGCGGTGGCGTTGCTGCGGACCGCGGTCACGGTCGGGTTGGATCGGGCGCTGTCGGCAGCGCTGTCGCCGTGGCGCAAGCCCCTGGCCCGCATTCCGCGTAATTCTGGTCGCCTGGAGCCGCGATTTGGGTCCTGAACTGCGTGGACATGGGTGAGTGCGCCGGGAGACCGTGTCTCTAGGCGTGGGTGTCGGTGCTGGTCAGGGGGTTGGGGTGAGTTCGATGATCTGCTTGGGTGCAGGGATGTCGAGCTTGGCGAGTAGGTCGCGTTGGGGCTTGGTGGGTTCGGTGGTTCGGCGGAAGGTGCCGGTGGGGCCGGTGAAGGTGCCGACGTGGAGGCGGTCGAGTTCGCGGCGGGCATTGAACCAGGTTGTGCCGGTGGTGGTTTCGGTGATGCGGATGAGCAGCAGCGCGAGCCAGCAGAGGATGACGTGGGCGCGGATGCGTTCCTCGAGGCGGTGGTAGACCGGTCGCAGGTCGAGGACCTGTTTCATGTCGCGCCAGCCGCGTTCGACTTCGAGGAGCTGCTTGTATCCCAGGGCGATGTCTTCGGCAGACAGTTTCGGGTCGCTGCAGCGCAGCAGGTACTTGCCGTCGAAGTTGGCTTCGGCCTTGACCTTCGCGGCGTCGATGCGCAGCTTCCCGCTCGGGGTGACGCGCAGGAAGCGGGTCAGTCCGGGCTTGGCTGAGATCTTGCCGCGCAACTCGCCGCGTTTGAAGTCCGACAGGGTGTCCGAGCCGTCGATCAGCTCGCCCAGCTGGGCGACGAGCTGTTCACGCATGTGCTTGTCACGGTCGGCGGCCTCGGGGTTGTGGCAGATCACGAACCGTTCCGACTCGCTGATGCGGACTTCCTTGACGCGCATGTTCTCGGCGATCTCGAGGTAGCGGCCTTGGCGCGACATCGCTGCCTTGACTTCTTCGGAGCCCGACCGCATCTTCTCGCCGATGATGTAGTGGTGATCGCCCGAGCGCAGGTAGCGGCGGTTTTCCGCGGAGGAGAAGCCGCGGTCGGTGACCCACACGATCTTGGCCAGTGTCCAGTCCCGCATGTCGTCTTTGACCTGCCGGATCAGCGCCTGATCCGACGCGTTGCCCGGCCAGCACCAGGCGCGCACCGGGATCCCGTCACGGGTCACGGCCATGCCGATCACGATCTGCGGCAGGTCGTCACGGGAGTCCTTGCTCTTGCCGTAGGTACGGAACCCGCCCTCGGCCGCATCGGTGGTCTCGCTGCCGGGGATCGGGGTGCCGCGCTCATCACGGGCGATCGGGTCGTCGGCGTCGGCGAGCTCGAAATATGTTGAGGTGGTATCGAAAAACAGCAGGTCTACCTCCAGGTTGAGCAGGGTCGCGACCCGGTCGAACACCTGCTTCTCCAACTCCTCGCGCACCGAGTGCAGCCAGTCCATCGCCCGATAACAGGCATCGTCGCTGGTCTGTGCCAGTCTGTCGATGTGCACGTCGTGGTTGATCCAGTCCGCGGCAGCCAGTTTCGACGACGGCGCCAGCGCCCGGTTGGCGACCAGCCCGAACAAAACCCTCTCGGTCGCGCTCACGTCCCGGGGCCGGCCGCGGCGCGGCTGCCCGAGCCGGGACACGATGGTATCTATGCCCAGCCGCCGCCATAGATGATCGAGCACATACGCCCCGCCGAACGCCCTGGAGGACACGAACTCCAACCCCGCACCCTCCGCTGTGGCGGCCAGGCCCTCGCCCGGCTCGAGCAGCCGCGACAACGACCCGACCAGCCGTTTCACCGCGTCACGGTCAAGTTCGTCCTCACGGCCGAAGGTAAACAGCACCTTCGGAGTCGCCCGCCCCTTCACCGGATCCCACACGTTGTGGGCCAGATGCAGATACCTGACCGTGCCGGACTTGTTGTCCCGCTTGGTCGTCTTCACGTACATGACTCCAGACGCTACGACAAAACAGCAGAACAATCCACTGAAACAACAAGAATCGCGTCTCTAGGCAGAATCAGGGAATCCTCTCCACTCCGACCCGCCGACCAGCTGATACGCCAAGCCACTACCTCCACAACCCCCGAATTACGCGGAACGCGGGCCTGGCGGTGCACGATCCGGGCAAGATCGTGCTGGATCTGGCGGTGGCGATCGCGTGCGGCGCCGACTGCGCCGCGGATCTTGCCCTGTTACGGTGCGAGCCAGCGGTTTTCGGTTCGGTGGCCTCGGATCCGACGGTGTCCCGCACTGCTGCGGCACTGGCCGCCGACGCGCCGAAGGTGTTGTCCGCGCTGGCTTCTGCGCGCGCCGCGGCGCGGGCGCGGGCATGGGCGCACGCCGGCGAGCATGCTCCCGATCACGGGATCGACGCCGAGCATCCGCTGATCATCGACCTGGACGCGAGTCTGCTGGACGCGCATTCGGACAAGGAGCACGCGGCACCGACGTTCAAGAAAGGTTTTGGCTTTCACCCGTTGTTCGGGTTCATCGATCATGGCGCCACCGGTACCGGTGAACCGGCGGCGATCCTGCTGCGTCCCGGGAATGCCGGGGCGAACACCGCCGCCGACCACAAACTGGTCCTCGCCGCCGCGCTGGAGCAACTGCCCTGGCAGCCGGGCTACCGCGTCGGGCGGAAAGTGTTGGTGCGCACCGACGCTGGCGGCGGCACCCATGACTTCGTCACCTACTGCACCAACCGCAGGGTGCAGTACTCGCTCGGGTTCACCCTCACCGACGCGCTCGTCGAGGCCGTCAACTCCGTGCCGAAGCAGGTGTGGACCCCGGCCTACAACGCCGAGGGGCAGGTCCGCGACGGCGCGTGGGTCGCCGAGATCACCGATCTGGCCGATCTGTCGGGCTGGCCCGACGGTATGCGGCTTATCGTGAGGAAAGAACGCCCGCATCCGGGAGCACAGCTGCGGTTTACCGATGTCGACGGGCTGCGGCTGACCGCGTTCGTCACCAACACCCGCCGCGGTCAGCTCGCCGATCTCGAGCTACGGCATCGTCGCCGCGCTCGCTGCGAGGACCGCATCCGTGCCGCGAAGGACACCGGGGCCCGTAACCTGCCCTTCCACGGCTATGCCGCCAACCAGATCTGGCTCGCTGTCGTCGCCCTGGCGCTGGACCTGACCGCGTGGCTACAAACTCTTGCCCTGCACGACCACCCCGCCCGCCGCTGGGAACCGAAAACCCTGCGCCTGCAGCTGTTCTCACTTCCAGCCCGCATCACCCGCCACGCCCGACGCATTTGGCTGCGCCTGCCACGGCACGCCCCGCACACTCACCTGCTCACCACCGCGATCTGTCGCCTGCAACCCGGCTGACCAGCCTCAACCGCCCCCGCGAGACGAAAGGACGATCACTCCGGACCCGTGGAACCCGGCAGCCAACCCGCTGACCGGGCCATCCTCGGTTGCCCGCACGCTGCCGGTCAGCAGCAAAAACCCAATCCGAACTCGATCACGCCGGGCCGAAGGCCCAGCGAAAGATCGAGGCTAGGTTGCAGGCCGAGAAATTCTTGCGGTCACCGGTGACCTGCGCGGGGGCTATTTTTGTCGGTCAGGGGACTTCGCGGTTCGATCGCCGTCGTGCCGATCGGCGGATGCTGGAGTGGCGTGATATTTCCGGGGACGGCAGATATCTGATCATCGGGAGTGCTCCCCCGATGGCGCAAGGGGTCGACGCGAAACGCCTCACTGCTCGAATCGACACCGAGATCGCCGGTGTGGCTCGGGCAGTCAAGGATGAATGTTGCTGATGTGTTCGCGATCTCGGGTTGTCCGCTGACTGGGGGCCGTTGGCCGCCGCCGTGGTGGCCAACATACGGCCGCAACAATTGTCAACATCTCGAGGCCGACGACCACCACGGACACGATCTGAAGCATGGTCATCTGCCTGGTGGCCTTTCGCAACCTTACTGGTCCGGCGGTGTCGGCGCGCTGTCCGGAATGCCCGGGATGCCGCCATACGGAGAGCTTAGGGGAGGAGCTGACCGAGTATCAGTGTCGGAAACGACATGATAGGTGATGGTTCCGACAGCAAGGTCGCGGCGGAGCCTGTCCCTGCCGGGTCCCCGCCGCCCACCGAATGTCACAGGGGCGCGATGAGTTCGATGTTGATACCGGCAGGATCGCGATTCCGAACTCGGCCGTGTTGGTGACCTCACCGTGTGCGGTGTCGGCCCCGTCGAGCCGGACCCACGCCGACCAGCTGGAACGGATCGTG
The DNA window shown above is from Nocardia sp. NBC_01730 and carries:
- a CDS encoding IS1634 family transposase; this translates as MYVKTTKRDNKSGTVRYLHLAHNVWDPVKGRATPKVLFTFGREDELDRDAVKRLVGSLSRLLEPGEGLAATAEGAGLEFVSSRAFGGAYVLDHLWRRLGIDTIVSRLGQPRRGRPRDVSATERVLFGLVANRALAPSSKLAAADWINHDVHIDRLAQTSDDACYRAMDWLHSVREELEKQVFDRVATLLNLEVDLLFFDTTSTYFELADADDPIARDERGTPIPGSETTDAAEGGFRTYGKSKDSRDDLPQIVIGMAVTRDGIPVRAWCWPGNASDQALIRQVKDDMRDWTLAKIVWVTDRGFSSAENRRYLRSGDHHYIIGEKMRSGSEEVKAAMSRQGRYLEIAENMRVKEVRISESERFVICHNPEAADRDKHMREQLVAQLGELIDGSDTLSDFKRGELRGKISAKPGLTRFLRVTPSGKLRIDAAKVKAEANFDGKYLLRCSDPKLSAEDIALGYKQLLEVERGWRDMKQVLDLRPVYHRLEERIRAHVILCWLALLLIRITETTTGTTWFNARRELDRLHVGTFTGPTGTFRRTTEPTKPQRDLLAKLDIPAPKQIIELTPTP
- a CDS encoding ESX secretion-associated protein EspG; the protein is MPARCRSAAKTQSELDHAGPKAQRKIEARLQAEKFLRSPVTCAGAIFVGQGTSRFDRRRADRRMLEWRDISGDGRYLIIGSAPPMAQGVDAKRLTARIDTEIAGVARAVKDECC